A genome region from Acinetobacter lwoffii includes the following:
- a CDS encoding MFS transporter: MSLKKVHRHSWVSLVVCWLIWLVIAYDRELIFRAAVMICEEFSLTPTEWGYTIAAITVSLALLSIPVSAYCDLKAPGWKRAMFQWPLIVGFTFLSLLSGIMSFSNTFYKFVILRILVSIGCGVAEPIGVSNTAEWWPKEHRGFAIGAHHAGYPVGAMLSGVVMASIIYYFGPENWRYAFYLGIMISVPVLTFWAIYSNKKRYDEFHDACIDRGLTPPTDNPCLETKSLNPAAAKKGSLKRTLKSRGILFTAGSTLITHIVYLGFLTIFPAYLYNIVGLDLAKAAGLSAVFTITGIMGQIFWPSLSDKIGRRKTLILCGIWMAVGIASFCLTQGVISVIIIQLIFGFSANAIWPIYYATASDYAEQDAMGTANSIITVALYVGGAIAPILMGSLLTNFGGWHNATGYTLCFILMSVCALIGVLLQVILGYLDKKDHLKPV, from the coding sequence ATGAGTTTAAAAAAAGTTCATCGGCATTCATGGGTGTCTCTTGTTGTTTGCTGGTTAATCTGGCTGGTTATTGCATATGATCGTGAACTCATATTCCGCGCGGCAGTCATGATTTGTGAAGAATTCTCTCTTACACCCACAGAGTGGGGCTATACCATCGCCGCCATTACTGTGTCCCTAGCCTTACTCAGTATTCCGGTAAGTGCCTATTGTGATTTAAAAGCACCGGGCTGGAAACGTGCTATGTTCCAGTGGCCTTTGATTGTCGGATTTACTTTTCTGTCCTTACTTTCTGGCATCATGTCATTTAGTAATACTTTCTATAAGTTTGTTATCTTGCGGATATTGGTGTCTATTGGTTGTGGTGTGGCCGAACCCATCGGGGTGAGTAATACCGCAGAATGGTGGCCTAAAGAGCACCGAGGCTTTGCAATCGGTGCCCACCATGCTGGTTATCCCGTTGGTGCAATGCTGAGTGGGGTAGTAATGGCATCAATTATTTATTATTTTGGTCCTGAAAACTGGCGTTATGCATTTTATCTCGGCATCATGATTTCAGTACCGGTATTAACATTCTGGGCTATTTATTCAAACAAGAAACGCTATGATGAGTTTCATGATGCATGTATAGATCGAGGACTTACTCCACCGACAGATAATCCATGTCTAGAAACCAAATCCTTAAATCCAGCTGCTGCGAAGAAAGGTTCCTTAAAAAGAACTTTAAAGTCACGCGGTATTTTATTTACGGCAGGTAGTACCTTAATTACACACATTGTATATCTTGGTTTCCTGACTATTTTTCCTGCATATCTCTATAATATTGTGGGACTAGATCTTGCTAAAGCGGCAGGTTTAAGTGCCGTATTTACAATTACAGGAATTATGGGTCAAATTTTCTGGCCTTCTTTGTCCGATAAAATTGGACGTCGTAAGACACTCATTCTTTGTGGAATCTGGATGGCTGTTGGTATTGCCAGTTTCTGTTTAACCCAAGGTGTAATTTCTGTCATTATTATTCAATTAATTTTTGGTTTCTCTGCCAATGCAATCTGGCCAATTTATTATGCCACGGCATCAGATTATGCCGAGCAAGATGCCATGGGTACAGCGAACAGTATCATTACTGTGGCCCTTTATGTGGGAGGAGCGATTGCCCCCATTCTGATGGGTTCATTACTGACGAATTTTGGAGGATGGCATAATGCAACCGGTTATACACTTTGCTTTATTTTAATGTCAGTCTGTGCATTGATTGGTGTGTTGCTGCAAGTTATCTTGGGCTATCTGGACAAGAAAGATCATTTAAAACCTGTTTAA
- a CDS encoding NAD(P)-dependent oxidoreductase: MARIGFVGTGIMGTPMVMNLIKDGHQVQVWNRTISKLKTLEEAGAQVCHQLSEVGRDVDLLIVMLSDGKTCDEVLFQKDGAISELKKNSIVIVMSSVPVETAKYQNERCLSLGLRYLDAPVSGGEKGAQNATLAIMVGGEEDTFTEAQTVLNSMGRAVLVGTAGCGELAKLVNQMIVASTIATVAEGLLFAQQGGADPYKVKQALTGGFADSPILQQHGERMLSQNFKPGGAASTQLKDTHTAINYAQELKLKLPVAELVDQLFSDMVHHGDGPLDHSGLIRELKRLNNIEV; encoded by the coding sequence ATGGCAAGGATTGGATTCGTGGGAACCGGTATTATGGGCACACCCATGGTTATGAACTTAATCAAGGATGGTCACCAGGTTCAGGTTTGGAATAGAACAATTTCTAAATTGAAAACATTAGAAGAGGCGGGCGCACAAGTCTGTCATCAGCTATCGGAAGTTGGAAGAGATGTTGATCTTCTTATTGTAATGCTGAGTGATGGAAAAACTTGTGATGAAGTCCTGTTCCAAAAAGATGGAGCGATTTCTGAACTAAAGAAAAATAGTATTGTGATTGTCATGAGTTCAGTCCCGGTAGAAACTGCAAAATATCAGAATGAACGATGTTTATCCTTAGGATTAAGATACCTAGATGCACCTGTTTCAGGTGGTGAGAAAGGTGCACAAAATGCGACTCTAGCTATTATGGTGGGTGGTGAGGAAGATACCTTTACTGAAGCCCAAACAGTTCTAAATTCTATGGGCAGAGCAGTCTTGGTGGGCACTGCCGGATGTGGAGAGCTCGCCAAACTGGTTAACCAAATGATTGTTGCGAGTACGATTGCTACCGTGGCAGAAGGTTTACTCTTTGCTCAGCAAGGCGGGGCTGATCCGTATAAAGTAAAGCAGGCATTAACTGGTGGATTTGCTGACTCTCCTATTTTGCAACAGCATGGTGAACGTATGTTAAGTCAAAACTTTAAACCAGGAGGCGCAGCGAGTACTCAGTTAAAAGATACTCATACTGCTATAAATTATGCGCAGGAATTAAAATTAAAGTTGCCGGTAGCAGAATTGGTAGATCAGCTCTTTTCAGATATGGTCCATCATGGCGATGGACCCTTAGACCATTCAGGATTAATTCGTGAATTAAAAAGGCTTAATAATATAGAGGTATAG